GAGAATGGCAGCCGTTGCCGGGGACAGTTGGCGCCCACGGCGCAGCATGATGATACTTGCCGCAGTTGAGTTGTTCGAAGCATCGTCCTGCAAACAGAAGGAAATGGAGATTAATCATTACAATCGAAAAGATTCCAGTACACTGGACTCGTACTCGTAAaagtcatcgccatcgtcgtcgcgagaACAGCTAACCTACAACACATTTAAATTCGAATCTAGTAGCCATTGTTATCTATCTGACGTAACCCAGTTCGGCAGGGACAACAATGGCGGGCGTGTATGTTCGGCTTGCTTTGATCATCTGCCGAATGCTTCGAGTGTTGCATATCAACCACGATGATCTAATGAATTCAACACCATTTGCACACACAATCTGGGCATGATTGAACCATGCACCACTTACTTTATCCAAATGTTTGTTCAAACACGTTCAGTGGACTAAGCAAAACTATTGCAGAAAGGgatgagcgtgtgtgcgtgcatgtttGATAACTCAGTTCATTCACTTATGTCACCATTCTGGTTCAACCATATCGGGGCGAAGAAGATGGCTGCATAATTAATAAGGAATGGCTGAGAATCTCAAACTCACACACCCGCCTTCCGACTGAACTTGATCTTGACAGGTACCAAAAATTGCCATCACCACTAACAGCTCCCCACGACCGATATGCGCATCAGCTTGGCCTCCCACGGCCATCGAACAACCCGATCATAAGCACTCCGGACACAGCTTGAGCTTAGAGACCGCTACGGCATGGAGCGAGAGCACGGCGTTTCAAGCTTTATCAAACGTGATCATGAAGAAGCCCCTAAGTCAATCGTGCGTCCGTATTAGGCAAGACAAGTGCGGGTGCGTGCGAGGGCGCTGGCGTAACCTGGCCGTGTGGGAGTTAGTGACGATCGGCGTCCAACACCTTGCTGCGTGTCGTCTTCTTCTATCTCTTCTTTGTGTATTCTGCGTGCaaatcttttccttctccaagGAGAGAGGAGGACCGGACCTGTAACACCTACCTTCTTCAAATAACTATTGGGAGACGGACAACTTGCCGTGGCCTGAATGTGGGGACAAGAGCGGGGATACCGTCGTACCATAAAATGACTTCACACTGATGCGCGACCGATTAGTTCGACGAAAGGAATGGTACGCACGAGATCAGTATTGTGTGGAATTAGAATCGTTTAGATGCCTTGAATCCTTGTGCTGTTGACAGATCCTTCCGGAAGGACACCCATTTCGTAAGCAAATAACATAAGCAAGCATCATTCGTTAAAGTGATCGAAATCCCGTTTTTCTGTGCAGAGTGATCATGATCCCGATCAGAGTGTGTGTTCTCGCCAtcgtggtgctgtgtgtgctagtTCTACCAGGTGTGATCCATGGAGCTCTGGATGTTGGATTCAATGGGTACATCTATCCAACGCCGACGCCAACATCCAGCTTCGTCGGATACGATTACCCGACTCCAGCTTGTCCACTGCCTGCACCACCGATAACAGTGCAAGTGCCCAAGTCCTGTACGGCTTCCGCTACGATTGTGACTGTGCCGGTAAAGGTGAATGTGACGGAAACGATCGTTACCTTCTTAAAGGTACCGACTACCGTCACTACGACACTGATCGTTCCGACCACTTCGACGGAGGTGCACCGAGCAGTTGAAACTAGCACCGATTACCACACGACGACGCATACGCAGCATGTCACACTGCCTGCCGTTACCAGGACCTCGCTACTAACTAGTACGATCGCACGGATTGAAACGATCACGAGTCCGGTGGTACGAGTGGAGTACATTACCGAACGGTATCCGGTGGTCGAGTATCGTACTGATACGATCACTCAAACGTCCACCTGCACCGTGACGGAGCTCTTGCCGACCACTTACGTCAGCACCTACATCTCGACCAGTTACCCTCCCCCGGTAACGGATACATCCTTCCGCACAGAAACGGCCTACCGGACGATCACCGAAACGGCCATCAGCACGCTGATCCGCATAAAAACGGACACTTCTCCGGTGTATCGGACAAGAACCGATACGATAACGGCCACTAAAACTCAACGTGAAGTGACCACCGTCAGTGTGCCCTGCGCTCCACCACCCCTCAACAACGAATATCTGCCGATACCTGAGCCTTCGAACGATTATCTACCACCGTCtcaccaacaacaagcagctGCTGAGCAACGGTTGCGTAGCAACTTTGTCCTTCCCGAAGATTTGCTGTTGCCACCGAAGCTCCAGGTGGCGCCAGCCAAGGAAACCGTCCAGATCACGGTAACGAAGACGCTTGACCCGGTTACGCTGACCACCACTAGGGAGCACACCATCACGAAGCGTGTGGAGTCGCCGGCAGACACACGTCATCGGTACGAccttggtggcggtggcggtgctggagcTTGGAATTCAGCTCCGGTTCCGGCGGCGGTTCGTACCAAATCGGTAATAGCTCTCGATCAGCGCATTACAAAGCTCGTCACCGTGACACCTACGCTGACGAGCTACATCTACATGGACACCGTTACCGTAACCTCGACCCGGCCTTCGGGATAGAAGACGACGACTACTCGACGTATTGCCGAGGAGTAGCAACAGCCGCGTTGCGCCATATTGCGCCATCCGTCTTCGACCATCAATCCATTACCTAATACAACGGCAATCTCTGTCTGCTACACGATATACGACAATAAAACTAATTTTTAAGATAGTTTCCAACCCTCAAGTTACTCTACGGTGAACGGTTTTATCAGAAAGGATACGTAACACGGGAGTTCAGTGGACGAAGGCGGTCACTTACGAGCACCGACCTATCTACGGAAGCTCCCAAAGTGAAGGGCATCCATCGGGTCGCGATGATTTCCGCATCGTCTAAAATTGAATGAATTCCAATCGAATTCCTACATTCATCTGCTTTCAAGCGAACGTTTCTTGTGACAATCGCTGTCTGAGGTACACTATACCATTGAAGCACTCTTCCAAGAACGATCTAAGCAACCAAGGAAAATCGTTGGAATTTGCGGAGTGATTCCAATTAAAGAACATTTCATCTATGACATACAAATAGCCGACACTATTTGCGCGAAATGCGGAGAAATCCAAACACCTACTACACCTTCATTGGCGCCGTTACCAAACCCCCGTGAGGCTCTCATGTCCACTAAAGTAATGCTCTCTTAAGTACTAGACTAAAGTtagcctactactgctgtaCATTTCGTCTTTGAGTTTGACGAGCAGTTTATCATTTAATAATCATGGCGACTAAACACCGTATACCCCTGCATAGATGGGAGACCATACACATGGGTGGTGTCAGGTGTTTCGTTCGTGCCCCATCCATTATCGCCGAGTATAAAATGGAGTCACGATGGCCTTGTTTAACAGGCAGACAGTAAGTTTCCTTATAAAAACGCGAATCATCAGAATTGTAAACGTTTAGGTGAAAGACCCCATAGTGCGGTAGGGATTTGGAGGAAGCGTTAGAGCGAGAATTAATGAACGGCGAATCGCCATCAAATTAGTGACATACGTTGTTTCTAGAATTTTCCGTTCAAATCCAGAATCTGCTCGGGAGTATCGAAGTGCATGGcaagtaaatattttaaaattcgCTTCACTTTGTGTATTTGATTCAAGTAGTCAGCTTGTTGCACCGTTGTAGGCTTCGATGGGAGTAATGTGAGCCAATTGAACACGGGGTGTAGTGTTGGTAGTGCTGCACGCGGGGACATACCACACATATATCATGCTCGCATTAAATAAACACAGCAGTAAGCAGATGCCGTATCCGCGCGCATTTTAGCATGCACAGCATTTCAACTGAAACGGGTTCGTTATTTTTCTGGACTGTTTTTGTTATAATAACGACAACTCAGCAGGATCGAATGTTCAAGAAACTTTGTATGCCTGATAAATACAGCGAGCTGTTATGAGCGAAGCGAGGGTGGGTTTTAGCGATATAAGCTGAACAAAGAAAGAACTATTAAATCACCACTGTGTCGCGGACTGTGAGGCAATCTATAACTTATCAGACAACTATTCAAAGAACTCAGTATGCGTCAATCGTATTACTTATTCTTATAGGCAAAGAGGTAATTTGCGTAGTTCCCAGTCAGTAACTGAATCATTGCTGACATTCGGTTCGAATAAAACTTGTTTATCAATGTCTCTACCGAAAGTTGTTCAATTCCCAAAGAGATGAGTCACCGTTAAACGCATTATCAGCAGCTGTGAATGATGCCGGTTTGCGACATGTGAAAGTTTCACGCACTACTCGGTGATAATCTGTCCTTACATCGTTTTATCGTGTCTCTCCGACCGCGATATGCACAGTAACCATAGTAGATAAAGCCACCTAttaacgtcgtcgtcattgttgGTAAGCGCGACGAACTAAGAGAGTTGACCCCCAACTCCCCCACAACCTGCCCAACAAACCACCGTCTCTGACGGGGGTTGCGCAGTACACGCTCGCGAGTCTGGGTCTCTGAGGCAACACAATTACGACGATTCATCGTGCGAGGAAGATTATCTCGCattccaacacaaacacaccaccccGCGGGTGGCTGCGATGCATGTGGATTTTCCGGATTATGACCGTAGTCTGTTTACATACGAGGCGGGCAAACGATGATGACCTATCGACCACCTCTCAGCACGGCAGCGCACCACTTCGATTCGCTTCGATCTAATCGTCGTCCATCCTACCTAGCGACCGCGCTCCAGGAAACGCTACTACTTCGAAGGGATGATTCACGGAGGGGTGTTGGCTGCGGGCGGGTGTGATTATTGCGCGACAGTTATGAATTGAAAAGGGGGCGGATGCTCACGATTCAGGCACAAACGAGTGGCGTTGGAATACACTTCgctttaaaatgataaatactGACGACAGATACTTACAGCAGCTGGAGCACTCGGAGCggaaccagcaccaaccaagGGCAGAATGCTCTTCTCGCCCTTCTTCGTCGCTGGTTTGGTGAAGATCGTCATTTTCTCTTTCGGCGGCGCTCAACCAATTTCAGGCGGGCGAGGCCTGGAAAGTGCACAAAAGATTTTCGTTGTGAAATTCAGCCATGACCGAGACCGCACCCCACAGCGTTTCTGCACTCGGTCATACTCACAGAAATGTCGAAGCTTAGCACAGGCCTTAGATAACACGCACTGAATTGAGTTTAGTCACCAAAATGGATGTCGGAAACGACGCAAAAAAGCGCAggattgttttactttttcgaCTGTGTTTTCTCCGGAGGTCGGTGGAAAAATGCGAGCAGAGCCGAGCAGCAAAACGAACTCGAGTTTACGAACCAAACCACTAGGGGGCGCTAGCGATGCCGATTTGACAGATGTCGGTTTGAATCGTACAAAACCCGTTACGGAATTGAGGTCGAAAAATAGGAAGCGCAAAGTGGAAAATCGGTGTTGCTCCCTGTGATATGTAACAATAAGCAATCGAGAAAGCAGTTTCGTTACATTGAAGCATCCGGgagtttatttttcattaaaatcattttaacTGAGTAGGAAAGTCAACTTGAATGTAATGCTGCTTTgcaacacgaaacacgaattAAACAAGCGTTCCACGCTTCAAACCTTATCGCACACGGTAACGATTGCCTGGTTATCCTTATTATCGATCACCTCTTTGCTGCTGGGAACCTTTTCGGTCTGCTCCGCTTTATAATCTTCCCGTACGCGCTCAAGCGCTCGCAGCAGATCCAGCTCGTCGATATCCGCGTTGTTCATGCAGTCGAGGCGCTCGCGAAACTTGCGCGTCAGCTTTTTGCGTTGATAATCGGCCTCGATGTCCTGCTTGGTACGCGGTATTCGAaaacggatgcagcagcacaacatgatgatgacacCGAGCACGGAACCGCAGCAGAGAAACAGCAGATGCCACACGCGCATCCCAAAACTCGTCTCCGTTTCTAGGAATGCTTCGGCCTTATGCTCGACACTCATTTCCGATTCAAACATACCGCAAACGGACCGGAAGATTTTTTCTCTGTCGCAAAAAACCTGTTCAAATGGTGTCACACACTCGGACAACTAGCGGTGCGTTTCGGGCAGAGGAATCCTACGAACTGTGGAAAAGACCACTGGTGTACATTGCTACGGTGCGGGATGATTATCCTTTTTCCAGTCCGAGCTTCCGCGTTCGCGTTACACCCGTCTCGCGTGTGTAGGTGCAAACGGATGTTCCGCTaagctcatcgtcatcgtcggcagGGAGTGTCTCGACCTTGCCATTACGACGGACGCACGATATCGTGCTTCGAAATTAAGGAGTGTCCCacctgctgcttcttttatTACGAACGTCCGTTCaactgaacagcagcagcagcagcatgaccgCCGTTTAGCATGGAACGGAAATGTGGAAAGGGTTTTCGCGTAgacctcctccaccattccGTTCGCACGAGTTGAAACCGTCTTTGTTGGGTGAGGTAAACCGAAAGAGACTTCGTGTGTATGCCCGGTCTGACGGATATCGTTTTAAAGGTGGCTGCTCTATTGACCTATTGCTGCCTGAGCAAGCATGCATCATGTACGATAAGTGATTGCTTCCGGCAAAACataggtcggtcggtcgaactATAAAAATCTATCTTCACTCAATTTCTTTCCGCTAACCAAACGCAGAGGGAATTGAACACCGTTTCTTAGCTCGCCATTTGCTTTGATGGCGTGTCTGTTGTTGCGGTAGCCAGTTTTTATTGAAGATTTTTGTTtcctattgttttttttctgtttgcgaAATGGTATCAATCGAACTGCTTGGAGCACATTAGGCTTCAATAGAGCCGGGAACGGCTGACTTTAGTTATTCAAATTTCTTTGTCGGGTATCGCCCCAGCATGGTTCCGTTGCCCTTTACAAACAATTTGCTACCGAAAGTCCCCAACAATAGTAATGTTGCTTAATGAAAGTCAtgcgtttcccttttttaatgCAATAACCAAAagtagagagaaagacagagagagaaaaaggagggaaTTCTCAAGAAACTAATTTTAATAATTGCTATTGCTCTTTCTCACTAGCTAGAGGGGAATTGTTTAGTatattttacagttttttcATACGCCCGTTTTCATACGCGTTTtcctttaattaatttccttttagCGCAATTCAGCTTTTTCTTCCAACTCCAGTTCGCTAGAACAGCTTTAACAGCGTCACATGCCGAACTATGCAGATTGACGGATTGGATTGCTGAATACCGGGGCTAAGGGGGAGAGCAGCGGTTGGTTTCGGCTTGGAAACATTGTGGTTATAAATGCAACATCATCTGCTTTCACTTTTCGTTATTATCAACGCGCACATCCTGTAACCGCTAAAAGGGATCCCAAACATACGAGGATACATAGATCCGACGAGTGGAAGGCTTAATTCTTATTCATCCGCGAACGAGAGATATGATCACACGATCGATATTGATCTCTCTTGACTTCCTTTCACCTCGTTACGGGGTCTGTTTTCCGAGCATGTTTGTATGGTTAGTAGTAGTCATGTTCCGTAGTCCCACCGCTTTTTGCTAAACGCTACTAGTTATAATCGGGTATTTAGCGGTAGTATAAGTAGTACTAAGTAAACaacattttgtgttttctctgtgtgccggtgtttgtgtttgttagAGGAAGGCTTCGGTAATCGATCTGTTTGAGGAtgttaccaaaaaaaaaaaaaacagaaactagTTCCTCTGTCCAATCTTACAAATCATCCGATTGACTTCACGTTTCTTCtaaatttcttttcttcactcTACATCCTTCGAATGAGCTAGTTGGTAGTTGAACTCGTTTAAGGATCGCTTTTAGTTATACCCACTTTAATCATCAAAAGACCAGATAGTAATTGATCGATTAGCATGTACACTATTATCCGGAACATGGGATGTGTTTTCGCAAcggcatcgtttcgttttgtgcgATTGTTGTTTTAACTTTTCTACAAGGTAAGAACGTTGCTaattaacagcagcagttgcaacTGTAGTAGCATTTAGTGAACATCTTCTACACGTTCAttcctttcccattttcaatGACTGATGAATGCTGAACAATTGTACGTACGTTGATAATAGAAGGGACGCTGTATGTTGTTCCACGAGTCTGCTCTTCAATTTCCTCGTCTTCTTTGCTTCCGAGGCCAGTAGCATTATATGatctctcctctttttttgtttcattgtttacTATAAAATCATTTTCGCTTACATATATTATTAGTTCCATACATTCACCGCCTGGGCCGAGTGCGCTCTTACTACCAGAGCACAGAAAGCTTCACATCGAGTTCGATCGTCTATTCGCAGCGCCATCCCCCTTTCCTATAGACGAATCTCCTCATTACAAAGAAGTTGTGGTGTTTGGGTTAAATTTGTTCGAAGTCAGAAGGTAATTTCCCCAGGGGTTTTTTCTTGGTTGGCCTTCTCATACTATAACAGGATACGGATTCTATGCTAGCATGTTTCGACACGTCTCCAGATACGAAAGCGAGTACCCCTTCCTTAACCCTCCGTTAAGTATTGCGATCAGTCATAACGATACGATGCGTGCGTTGACTGTTCCACTACCTCATTCTCCGTCTCTCTTACTTCTACGGAGGTTTTCTACGAACATAAGCTTCCGGTTCCACGGTACGCTTTTGGATTATCCTCACTAGTAGAGACTTCgttccacacaaacacacagggcAAAcactttctttgttttccgtttttgttatACTTACACATTTAACAACTAGACGTCCGAAAAGTTCTAGAATCATTCCTTTCGGATGAATGTTCGACCACTAGGAAGGAAAGAATTGTAAcgttaaaataatattttgagGTAGCAAATTCAGTGACCTGTTCCCAGAGCGCTGACTTAcgttattgttttcttttctgtaaTTTTAGGCTCGGGCCGAGCGCGATTGAGCACCTTCAAGAACTCCGAAGTCTTTGCTCGCATTCGCGAATGAATGTACGCTTTCGAACACTgtcaagaaggaagaaaaagaagtagcAGACCAGAAATGATTATGAGGACCAATCAGTGGCGTTACCCATATAGGGATCAGACAGTGAAACAAGTGCCAATTGTTACCTTAATATGATAATGCAGATAATCACGGAACATGTGAATCAAATTGATCGTGTTGTCGCGCGTTTCCTTCGACGTGTGTCTCGGGAAGAGAACTGAAATCGAAGCAAGTAACAAGAACAGGCTGGAATAGAGACACAAGGCTAAGGCGAGGAGCGTGCTGAAACTTACCAAACGTTACGTAGCCAATATTCTCACCAACCCGGGCACCGGTATTGGCCAGCTCTAGGGGTGGCTCCCTGTGAGAAAATAATACTTGCGGTGCCGTATGCGAGGCTCTTCGACCTTCGCGCAGCTCCTGCATGAACACTTTGCCTAACACgacatcgtcttcgtcgcggAATATCGTACTAAACACAACGGTAACACGATCCGGCTTGGCTTCCACGTACCTAGAAGAGGAGAATATGGAGGTCAAATTCGATTGTAGCACGCGCGTTCTCTTCTAAACATTGATCAACCAATCGATGGTCAGGCCCATTATGGTAATTAGAGGCAAAAGCGTGGGACTGGGACACAAATTAACGATTCTACGCTAATTAGGGTGTCACCGCACAGATCATAAAAGGAATAGCTTCTGTTCATGTTCCGCCCGCCAAGCTGGCCGACAAATAACCATGAAACTTACATTGTCTCATCATTCCGGTAGTTGATAACAGCTCGCTTCTGCCCTTCACCTTTACCCTCGCCCTCAGTCTGGTAGTCGAAGTATTTTTCGAAGACCGACGCAAAGCAATGGCGCTTCAGCAGACCAATCCTTCGAACCGTCTCCTCCCAGTTTTCCGGAATGTTTTCCAGATCGACCAAGACGGACACGTTGTAGCCATCCTCGGGAGCGATGAGCAGTTCACCGTACTCCCGCTTTAGTAGCTCATCCGCACCGTGCTCCTGTAGCTGCTTGTAGAACTTGAGCGATATGCTTGTCTGCAATAATGGCAAATgggacaggaaggaaggacacaCTATCGTTAGCAGTAGTTTAGATAACAGTATACGGAAGGAGAGAAGCATGCAatggcagcaacaggagcTTGATATCGAGCCTCCTCTTGCGTGATATTGATGGTAGGGTTGGTGATCAACCGTTCGGTCGATAACCCCTCGCGTGCTAGTGTAGTAGTTGACACACTTCAATTGGATAATCGCATCACGGTCGTATTGCATAGTATCTATTGCACCCCAAACGACGCGCTCACGCCAGCAACATGTGCTAGTAGTCAGTCAGGCAGGCTGGAATTACAATAAGATTATCCCTGGATGGCGCCCCACTTCCCGCACTTACCCGCACTTTCGTTTTGTCGCCATTAACGTTGGAAATGTGAAACAGCACACCGTCGAAATCGGCCACAGTTACGTCGATTGATTCCGCCTTGTTGCTATAATGCCGAAAtcaaaaaagcggaaaagcggaagtATTAGAGAATTGACCTACACATTGACCTGATCTTCGGATGGATTGAAATGGTGATCATTTACAGGGAGCAATATGTTTCATCAAATTCCATCGATAGTTCAATGTACTCAAGCCATGTTTGCCAACATTGCTATATCATCATTCCCTTTCAAAAAAGACCAGTAACCACGGTGAGTGAACGGCCTACTCGTAGTGTGAAGCAAACCTTCGCATAAAAGCGCGTTAACCAACAATTCGCAGAGGCCGCACCGATGGTGACCGTTTCATGGGCGATTAACGCTGCACGGAGCAAATCAACAGCGGGCCGGGTTTACGGGCCAGCGACCGTCGGATAGGGTGGGAACAAGCAGCATTAACcctgtgttgtttttgttccgTCATTAACGGGTCCGCATAAGCTTGgcaaaaattaacaaactcAGCATTGACCAATTCAACCAGAGAATGGCTTCCTCTCATAGCTGGCGCTTAGGGTGCTGACCAACAAACACGATGAATCCAAGTGGTAGAAAAATATACCTTTTGGACATCAAAAGTGCTTGAAGTTCAGGTGTGCTCCTCGCAATCTCATCGATAAGGCGGCTGTTGTGTTATCTTCATTGCGATAAGAGGAACCACCGACGGAAAAAGTGCCTTAGTCTACCGAGTTAAAACGCAATGCAGCGACACTCCGATGGTTTCACAATTGCTTCCTGTCCTTCGAGCGAATGAATCTTGTTCAAATTCCTATTTGCAACCGATGATTAAAACATCATCGATAATCGCTAGATGGCCAATAGTGAGGTCCTCAGTTTTGAGCTTATTTcgtaaaaacaaagaaacctTTGCTTGGCATTGCGTGAAGTCCAGATTTGTGATTCATATTTTTCTTGGACTCCCCTAGTCCGGGTTTGTCTGCCGTCTTGTTTctattcatttttgttttctgttgctttgctgcttcCGCAGAAGAGAGATAAGCAACCACTTTATCATCGCCGAACAGTACAAAACGCGAGGGGTTACGGTACAAGCGGTAGGATTGCGTACCAAAAATATGCCGATAAGCGCGATATCGTAGCACCATTTCTCAAACGTTCGTGCTTCCACTGCTAGGGTGTTGGCCGGAGCAGCTGCACATAAGTTAAAAAATGCATGCATTTCAACAAACGGGGCACTGAAGAGGCGTTAAATGCATCGACCTCAGCCGTCCCGTTGCTTTCGCACGATGCGGTACGTGATTTCGCTGCTTCTTTTTCGCGTATGACAGCCCTGGTAGAGcagggtggctggctggttggcaatCTGGATCATGCTCGCGAATAATCGATGTGTCATCGGGGCTACCTTTTAAGGAACCAAGCAGCTCTTGGAAGCGCTCCAGCAAAGGCATGCTACCGGACATCGTATAACCATTTGGCAAATCAATTTCGATCTCGAAAGAAGCAGGCCGTAGTGCCCGGGGACGGCTCTCGCGGGAGTTCGATGACGTGATGGAAgaactagcagcagtagcatggTGACTCGtcccgggggggtgggaggctgCCGATTACTCACCCAGCGATTGCATTTTTGAACTTGACTGTTAGCGTTTCCTCCACAATCGTGTTATTGATGTCGAGCAGAATCATTTTGGCTCATCCAAAGGTCGCCCCTGCCTCTTTCGCCGACCGGTTCCAGGTGCCGCAGCCGACTCGGTGGTTCTCGTAGTctttcacctccttcttccCGGCGTTCCGATGATCGCGCTCGTTGGCTATCTTCCTGGGTCGCTGCTGCACGGCCTACTTGCGTTTTGCCACTCCTTGAGCGTGATCTCACGCAGCATCGAACATTGGACGCTCACACACGCCCCTGAAACTGGTGGTACacttgcagctgcagcagccccACCGGATGATGCACCGCTCAGGATACTTCAGGTGCGGCCCGCGATTCAGGGCTCCAAACTTCCTTGCCCACGCACGATCTATCAACGGGTTTACGGATTTGGGCTGCCTGCAACTTTATTAGtcacgcacaaacacgcacactcacacacgcgcgatTAAAAAACGCCTTTCTCGCCGTCGGCCAGCGACACCACCGCAAAAGGGACAACCGGCAGGATAACGTggagcacgagcagcacgaggaCAGGGCAGGACGAACGTGGGCCGTGCGGTAATCTGTGCGGATCCCGGGAAATCGCACAATTTTTTATCACTCTCCTGGGGCTCGCCGCTACCAATTCTCCAAGAAGCAATACCACTACCAAGAAAAAACTTTCCAGATCGgcaccaaggtactttaaaaagacaggtagctttatccagaacaaatccccgatcggattttagaaaaaacttcagagtttgacattcacgggatggtgggatgtttacttcgggaacgctcttttcggagctgttttcgcttttctgtggtattacgacagttaaaattcacgaaaagtggcacgaaagttgaagtttatgcaaatattcccaaaattctttcaatagtttcaatatgctatcggtccgtaggtcttgccacccgccctagaacaagagctagctagcgttcctggaccgtgctcactcgctgtaaaacataactcggtcgctcgaatgatcttaaatagagagatgaatcatttaaacattcgaaaaagagtgaaatcaggtactttccctgataaaaccaccaaacttgcccacatcttcttcttcttcttcttgaaactcacgtggttttgtttataaaagcgccctcctatgaatgtcaaacaaattcaaaatggtgacctgtcaaagcggttaagatgctacctgtctttttaaagtaccttgatcgGCACACAGGCACTTTAAACCGGGTTCAGGAGTCGGCATGtgcggttttcgtttcctgCAGCTGCCAACTCCTGAACACGGTCATGCTTTTGACAGTTCGAAAACCCGATTTTTGCCGCAGAAGTCCTACCCCCCGGGTTTGCTGAgaccgcacaaacacactgccAGCTTTTAACGCACACCAACATCACCCGCATGTACGTACACGCGATGCTGGGTGGAAATCCAAAACCCGCGGttcttaattgaatttatcTGTTTCTTTCCCTTGCTCGTTTTATGATGAGAACGGGGCGTTGGGTACTACGGGAAATTCCTTTACTAACTCTATTAATTACATCCCGGGAACGGTTCCACCCGGTTCTTTCGCAACACAAACTGAATCTTCCGGTTCATG
The sequence above is a segment of the Anopheles darlingi chromosome 2, idAnoDarlMG_H_01, whole genome shotgun sequence genome. Coding sequences within it:
- the LOC125951560 gene encoding probable actin-related protein 2/3 complex subunit 2; translation: MILLDINNTIVEETLTVKFKNAIAGNKAESIDVTVADFDGVLFHISNVNGDKTKVRTSISLKFYKQLQEHGADELLKREYGELLIAPEDGYNVSVLVDLENIPENWEETVRRIGLLKRHCFASVFEKYFDYQTEGEGKGEGQKRAVINYRNDETMYVEAKPDRVTVVFSTIFRDEDDVVLGKVFMQELREGRRASHTAPQVLFSHREPPLELANTGARVGENIGYVTFVLFPRHTSKETRDNTINLIHMFRDYLHYHIKCSKAYIHSRMRAKTSEFLKVLNRARPEPKITEKKTITGRTFIRKE
- the LOC125951570 gene encoding transmembrane inner ear expressed protein, which encodes MFESEMSVEHKAEAFLETETSFGMRVWHLLFLCCGSVLGVIIMLCCCIRFRIPRTKQDIEADYQRKKLTRKFRERLDCMNNADIDELDLLRALERVREDYKAEQTEKVPSSKEVIDNKDNQAIVTVCDKV